In a single window of the Pontibacter russatus genome:
- a CDS encoding porin family protein, protein MKKIFLLVAAAFGLVISDAAAQKRPGYMNPSQELNTQGQDPVRFGIRAGVNVADWEGETMQSVQDLVEMTNGSVSQQMRTGYHVGGYVAIPVLPGFEIEPGLQYSQKGMVLTGKLPIEQVDFLNANVTITNQAEYIDLPVLVKLYIGEGFHVFAGPQVSYLVSNKVKAEAGALGFNALKQEFDIKSSMRETDVAVTGGLGYKFANGFNISAGYDYGLNSVDKNGSFDTFNRVVKASVGYTF, encoded by the coding sequence ATGAAAAAGATATTTTTACTTGTAGCGGCGGCATTCGGATTGGTGATAAGCGATGCGGCTGCTCAGAAAAGGCCTGGCTATATGAACCCGTCTCAGGAGTTAAACACGCAGGGGCAGGACCCCGTGCGCTTCGGGATAAGGGCTGGCGTGAACGTGGCCGACTGGGAAGGCGAAACGATGCAGAGCGTGCAGGACCTGGTGGAGATGACCAACGGCTCCGTGTCGCAGCAGATGCGCACCGGGTACCATGTGGGCGGCTACGTGGCCATACCGGTTCTTCCAGGGTTTGAGATTGAGCCGGGCCTGCAGTATTCGCAAAAGGGCATGGTGCTGACCGGGAAACTTCCGATAGAGCAGGTCGATTTCCTGAACGCCAACGTCACCATCACCAACCAGGCAGAGTATATTGATTTACCGGTTTTAGTGAAGCTATATATAGGCGAGGGCTTCCATGTGTTTGCGGGGCCGCAGGTGTCTTACCTGGTATCCAACAAGGTAAAAGCAGAGGCAGGCGCGCTGGGCTTCAACGCACTCAAACAGGAGTTCGATATCAAGAGCAGCATGCGCGAAACGGATGTGGCCGTAACAGGCGGCCTCGGGTATAAATTCGCCAACGGCTTTAACATCAGCGCAGGCTACGATTACGGCCTCAACAGCGTGGACAAGAACGGCAGCTTCGATACCTTTAACCGCGTGGTGAAGGCCTCAGTGGGCTACACGTTCTAA
- a CDS encoding transmembrane 220 family protein, translating to MLLKKTLGVIFGILFLSFAAFQYNDPDPLIWVTIYLIAAVLSFAAGFGRVSNAVLAVACVVYIGGVVYWWPERFEGVGDSMRDAATGALLVNVEEGRESLGMAICAAAMLTFILLSRFGKTHEANRTAL from the coding sequence ATGCTTCTAAAGAAAACCTTAGGCGTCATTTTCGGGATCCTCTTCCTGTCATTCGCCGCTTTCCAGTACAACGACCCGGACCCGCTGATTTGGGTGACTATTTACCTGATTGCAGCTGTGCTGAGCTTCGCTGCCGGATTCGGCAGGGTGAGCAACGCGGTACTGGCTGTGGCCTGTGTGGTATATATAGGCGGTGTTGTCTACTGGTGGCCAGAGCGCTTCGAAGGCGTGGGTGACAGCATGCGAGACGCGGCGACTGGCGCCCTGCTGGTGAATGTGGAGGAAGGCAGGGAGTCTTTGGGAATGGCCATTTGTGCCGCCGCCATGCTGACTTTCATCCTGCTGTCGAGGTTTGGCAAGACCCACGAAGCGAACAGAACAGCGCTATAA
- a CDS encoding heavy-metal-associated domain-containing protein, with amino-acid sequence METYKFKTTINCGNCIKAVTPHLNKLEGVAEWNVDTNNPDKVLEVKSDSLDAQSIKSTVEKAGFKAEQI; translated from the coding sequence ATGGAAACCTATAAATTTAAAACAACCATCAACTGCGGCAACTGTATAAAGGCCGTGACCCCTCACCTGAACAAGCTGGAGGGAGTAGCGGAGTGGAACGTAGACACCAATAACCCGGACAAGGTGCTGGAGGTTAAATCTGACTCCTTGGATGCCCAATCGATCAAAAGCACCGTGGAGAAGGCCGGCTTCAAAGCCGAGCAAATCTAA
- a CDS encoding DUF547 domain-containing protein yields MAIIKRFLLLICLSVLAAPAKPAAAASATQQQDFYGATSGLLQDHVQEGQVNYRSLQEDKARLQRLVQQLAIYDLRNAPAAECKAFYLNAYNLLVLWQVLEHYPLPSVMDVPGFFDKRQYRVAGENLTLNQLEKQKLMATYRDARVHFALVCAARSCPPLLNTAYLPDRVEEQLEAQAKRALQDPAFVRIHPDERKVLVSELFKWYRPDFLRQAPSLAAYINRFRSTPLPPGYRLGYYPYNWGLNDSRK; encoded by the coding sequence ATGGCCATTATCAAACGTTTTCTGTTGCTGATTTGCCTGTCTGTATTAGCTGCGCCAGCCAAACCCGCTGCAGCCGCCTCTGCCACGCAGCAGCAGGATTTCTATGGCGCGACTTCCGGACTGTTGCAGGATCATGTGCAGGAGGGGCAGGTCAATTACCGCTCGCTACAGGAGGATAAGGCCCGGCTGCAGCGCCTGGTGCAGCAACTGGCTATATATGATCTCAGAAACGCGCCCGCTGCCGAGTGCAAAGCCTTCTACCTCAACGCGTACAACCTGCTGGTGCTGTGGCAAGTGCTGGAACATTACCCCCTTCCATCAGTGATGGATGTGCCCGGTTTCTTCGACAAGCGGCAGTACCGCGTGGCGGGCGAAAACCTGACGCTGAACCAACTGGAAAAGCAAAAACTGATGGCCACTTACCGGGACGCACGCGTGCATTTCGCGCTGGTCTGCGCCGCCAGATCCTGCCCGCCGCTCCTGAACACGGCCTACCTACCCGACAGGGTGGAGGAGCAACTGGAGGCACAGGCCAAACGCGCGCTGCAGGATCCCGCCTTTGTCCGGATACACCCTGACGAGCGGAAGGTGCTGGTGTCTGAGTTGTTCAAGTGGTACCGGCCCGATTTTCTGCGGCAGGCCCCCTCGCTGGCAGCCTATATAAACCGCTTCCGGAGCACACCGCTGCCGCCGGGGTACCGCCTGGGCTACTACCCCTACAACTGGGGCCTGAATGACAGCAGGAAGTAA
- a CDS encoding PAS domain S-box protein, which yields MHPYNTNKNRNSTSKRTIRYIGFSFAGLAFVLIAVCINSYHIDRQAQKKYNHEVFQALNQLKLINTLHHNEGRVHSLLMSHSKSGKQRRSSTIRKDIIRNRDENTAAIYALGRLLQDKPKKDLLQQIIEERRAYYTFADSLVRLNDLNRAEEAQALFDAYLEPGSRRHEQDLNRLSRQVQVAADSRINTVISGIGFSTDKHSLLLLLALLATGAAAFMVRRAFGRMREENALLSAEIRERSKLEQELKEQRQEYRMLFNRNPIPMWVYDQGTLRFLEVNRAAVQEYGYIEEEFLQMTLLDIRPETERDKLLASIEQQGGDADTPNNSFEHRRKDGSVFKVEIRSHALPSGQGTHPRLVVAVNVEEREQALEQLQKNEKLLREVSSSVPGAVFQYQMERDGSFCFPYISEGVQVLCGVTPEEVYSDPLLLYKNLHPDDLAEVQRSTVETYRHLTPWEMEIRVWQPEKKKYLWVRGHSLPSAKGNGTVLWNGTFIDITKQKEAQAELMRNEAKLQALLDSSFQAIFLLDENLNVLSFNKEAAADVHRYLLKELQAGQSMLDFVSPMQVPSIVANHARAMKGETVVYEAGQGDYWHEITYQPVVSTGQSILGVALNIRNISEQKKNFETIKRKGLQLARAQQLAKLGSWEYHLKQDVLKWSNGTLAIYGLEKGNFGPSLHNMLARVHPEDRQRVQEVYRNAIETKSMLHVEHRIVLPDGAVANVTEVAEVICDEDGEVIKLSGTVQDITDRKKAEQEITEAKNLLQSTIENIPEVIFTANPDFNIIYISPQCEQITGYPEEAFLGEAATWLQSIHSDDKKPMMQEVLPAVLAGQPQEYEMRLVDRHGRLRWLLLRMSPGMDSTGKVTRIYGSASDMTDYKEAEARQQELSHQLMRQNQNLQQFAYIVSHNLRAPIANMLGLTSIYNRNEIGSPINQKVIDNLIKSAKLLDSTIRDLNDLLTIRSQIGNVYETVYFECLLQDVLGLLKLEGNAAEADISYDFGDAPAVNTVRSYAQSILLNLLSNAVKYKSPDRKLVVSVTTFRLKGYICLQVQDNGLGIDLEKQQENIFGLYKRFHKGFEGKGIGLHLVKTQVEMLEGKVEVESAPQKGTTFSIYFKS from the coding sequence ATGCACCCTTACAACACTAACAAGAATCGTAATAGCACTTCTAAACGCACTATCCGTTACATTGGCTTTTCCTTTGCCGGACTTGCATTTGTACTTATAGCAGTTTGTATTAACTCCTATCATATAGACAGGCAGGCTCAGAAAAAGTATAACCACGAGGTGTTTCAGGCCCTAAACCAGCTGAAACTGATCAACACACTGCACCACAACGAAGGCAGAGTTCACAGCCTGCTCATGTCGCACTCAAAGTCAGGGAAACAAAGGCGCAGCAGCACGATTCGGAAAGACATCATCCGGAACCGCGACGAGAACACAGCTGCCATCTATGCGCTCGGCCGTTTGCTGCAAGACAAGCCCAAAAAGGACCTGCTACAGCAGATAATAGAAGAACGCAGGGCATATTACACTTTCGCGGACAGCCTGGTGCGCCTGAATGACCTGAACCGCGCGGAAGAGGCACAGGCTCTTTTTGATGCATACCTCGAACCTGGCTCCCGGCGCCACGAGCAGGACCTGAACAGGCTCAGCAGGCAGGTGCAGGTCGCCGCCGACAGCCGGATTAACACGGTCATATCGGGCATCGGGTTCTCCACTGACAAGCACTCGCTGCTGCTGCTGCTGGCGCTGCTGGCCACAGGGGCCGCCGCTTTCATGGTCAGGCGCGCCTTCGGGCGGATGCGGGAGGAGAATGCCCTGCTGAGCGCCGAGATCCGGGAACGCAGCAAACTGGAGCAGGAACTGAAAGAGCAACGGCAGGAATACAGAATGCTCTTCAATCGCAACCCCATCCCGATGTGGGTGTACGATCAGGGCACCCTTCGCTTTCTGGAAGTGAACAGGGCAGCGGTGCAGGAGTATGGCTATATAGAGGAGGAGTTCCTGCAGATGACGCTGCTTGACATACGGCCGGAGACGGAACGGGATAAGCTGCTGGCTAGCATAGAGCAACAGGGTGGAGACGCTGACACCCCAAACAACAGTTTCGAACACAGGAGAAAAGACGGATCTGTATTCAAGGTAGAGATCCGGTCGCATGCCCTGCCTTCCGGACAGGGGACGCATCCCCGGCTGGTGGTGGCCGTGAACGTGGAAGAGCGCGAGCAGGCCCTGGAGCAGCTGCAGAAAAACGAAAAGCTGCTGCGCGAGGTAAGTTCCAGCGTGCCTGGTGCCGTGTTCCAGTACCAGATGGAGCGTGACGGGAGTTTCTGTTTCCCCTATATCAGCGAGGGGGTGCAGGTGCTTTGCGGCGTGACGCCGGAAGAGGTCTACAGCGACCCCCTGCTGCTCTATAAAAACCTGCACCCCGACGATCTGGCGGAAGTGCAGCGCTCCACCGTAGAAACTTACCGCCACCTGACACCCTGGGAAATGGAGATCCGGGTGTGGCAGCCGGAAAAGAAAAAATACCTGTGGGTACGCGGACACAGCCTCCCATCCGCAAAAGGGAATGGTACCGTACTCTGGAATGGCACGTTCATCGATATAACAAAGCAGAAAGAGGCCCAGGCAGAACTCATGCGCAATGAGGCAAAACTCCAGGCGCTGCTCGACAGCTCTTTTCAGGCCATCTTCCTGCTGGACGAGAACCTGAACGTGCTCTCCTTTAACAAAGAAGCCGCCGCCGATGTACACCGCTACCTGCTCAAGGAGCTGCAGGCCGGGCAGAGCATGCTCGACTTCGTATCACCCATGCAGGTCCCCTCCATTGTCGCAAACCATGCCAGGGCGATGAAGGGCGAAACGGTGGTGTACGAGGCGGGCCAGGGCGACTATTGGCACGAGATAACGTACCAGCCGGTCGTCAGCACCGGGCAGTCGATACTGGGGGTTGCTCTGAACATCCGGAACATCTCGGAGCAGAAGAAAAACTTCGAAACGATTAAGCGAAAAGGGCTGCAGCTCGCAAGGGCACAGCAACTGGCAAAACTTGGCAGCTGGGAGTACCATCTGAAGCAGGATGTGCTGAAATGGTCCAACGGCACTTTAGCCATATATGGGCTGGAGAAAGGAAATTTCGGTCCGTCGCTGCACAACATGCTGGCCCGCGTACACCCTGAGGACAGACAGCGGGTGCAGGAGGTATATAGAAACGCCATCGAAACCAAAAGCATGCTGCACGTGGAGCACCGCATTGTGCTGCCCGACGGCGCGGTGGCAAACGTGACGGAAGTAGCCGAAGTTATATGCGACGAGGATGGGGAAGTGATAAAGCTGAGCGGCACCGTGCAGGACATAACCGACCGGAAAAAGGCGGAGCAGGAGATAACGGAGGCCAAGAACCTGCTCCAGTCTACGATCGAGAACATTCCGGAGGTTATTTTCACGGCCAACCCCGATTTCAACATTATATATATAAGCCCGCAGTGCGAGCAGATCACCGGCTATCCCGAGGAGGCTTTCCTGGGCGAGGCGGCCACCTGGCTGCAGTCCATCCACAGCGACGACAAAAAGCCGATGATGCAGGAAGTGCTGCCGGCGGTGCTGGCGGGGCAGCCCCAGGAATACGAGATGCGCTTGGTTGACCGCCACGGCAGGCTGCGCTGGCTCCTGCTCCGCATGTCGCCGGGGATGGACAGCACCGGGAAGGTGACGCGCATATATGGCTCAGCCTCCGACATGACAGACTACAAAGAGGCAGAGGCGCGGCAGCAGGAGCTCTCGCATCAGCTCATGCGGCAAAACCAGAACCTGCAGCAGTTCGCTTATATTGTATCGCATAACCTGCGGGCCCCTATCGCGAACATGCTGGGGCTCACCTCCATCTACAACCGCAACGAGATCGGCTCCCCCATCAACCAGAAGGTGATCGATAACCTGATCAAGTCCGCGAAACTGCTTGATTCGACTATCCGCGACCTGAACGACCTCCTGACCATTCGGAGCCAGATCGGGAATGTGTACGAGACGGTTTATTTTGAGTGCCTGCTGCAGGATGTGCTCGGGCTGCTCAAGCTGGAAGGCAATGCTGCGGAGGCGGACATATCTTACGACTTCGGGGATGCACCGGCCGTGAACACTGTCCGCAGTTATGCACAGAGCATCCTGCTGAACCTGCTCTCGAATGCGGTAAAGTACAAATCTCCGGACAGAAAACTTGTCGTCAGCGTTACAACATTCAGGCTAAAGGGTTATATTTGCCTCCAGGTTCAGGATAATGGCCTTGGAATCGACCTTGAGAAGCAGCAGGAAAACATCTTTGGCCTGTACAAGCGTTTCCATAAGGGATTTGAAGGCAAAGGAATCGGGCTCCACCTGGTGAAAACACAGGTAGAAATGCTGGAAGGGAAAGTAGAGGTTGAAAGCGCGCCACAAAAAGGGACTACGTTCAGCATTTACTTTAAAAGTTAG
- a CDS encoding heavy metal translocating P-type ATPase: MATATKHKTTKSTFPVEGMTCASCASSIESMLRAREGVEEANVNFAGKTVQVAYAPDAVTPAQLRETVQEIGFDILIEYKTQEELEERQVKSLAALRRRTILAGVLALPVFVLGMFFHDSFAWGNWAMLLLTAPILLWAGQRFFVGAWAQARHFRANMDTLVALSTGIAFLFSLFNTIYPEFFLSRGLMPHVYYEAVAVIIAFILLGKYLEENAKDRSSSAIKKLMGLQPKTVRVVRNGGELEIKIEEVQVGDRVLLLPGERVPVDGEVVAGATYVDESMLSGEPLPVQKQPGDALYAGTINQRGSVQLVAQKTGGETMLAHIIRMVQEAQGSKAPVQKLVDKIAGIFVPVVLGIALLTLVAWLVLGGEAYLSEALLSTISVLVIACPCALGLATPTAIMVGVGRGAENGILIKDAESLERAHKADTVILDKTGTITLGKPSVTDVVWADQQVAQEQLEQLFFSMEAQSEHPIAQAIYSYYKEKGLQARQPEYFSSLTGLGIEAEFEGVRYFSGNEKLLQQQGIQLPGHLLQAARQLQEDAKTVIFFADSAQALAVFAVSDPVKPEAAAGIRAMQEAGLEVYMLTGDNQQTAAAVARQVGIVHYQAELLPDDKAGFVKKLQAEGKTVAMVGDGINDAQALATADVSIAMGQGTDVAMDVAGITLMRSDLMQVAKAVKLSRATVQTIRQNLFWAFFYNVICIPVAAGLLYPFTGFLLSPMIAGAAMALSSVSVVGNSLRLRSKTL, from the coding sequence ATGGCAACAGCGACAAAACATAAAACAACAAAAAGCACTTTTCCGGTGGAGGGAATGACCTGCGCCTCCTGCGCCAGCAGCATCGAGAGCATGTTGCGGGCGCGGGAAGGAGTGGAGGAGGCAAACGTGAACTTCGCCGGCAAAACAGTTCAGGTAGCCTATGCCCCGGATGCCGTGACGCCTGCGCAACTCCGCGAGACGGTGCAGGAAATCGGCTTTGACATATTAATAGAGTATAAGACCCAAGAGGAACTGGAAGAGCGGCAGGTGAAATCGCTGGCCGCGCTGAGGCGCAGAACCATTCTGGCAGGCGTACTGGCCTTGCCGGTTTTTGTGCTGGGCATGTTCTTCCATGATTCCTTCGCCTGGGGCAACTGGGCTATGCTGCTGCTGACTGCTCCCATCCTGTTATGGGCGGGGCAGCGCTTTTTTGTGGGGGCCTGGGCGCAGGCCAGGCACTTCCGCGCCAACATGGACACCCTGGTGGCGCTCAGCACGGGCATTGCCTTCCTCTTCAGCCTGTTCAACACCATATATCCTGAATTCTTTCTGAGCCGTGGCCTGATGCCGCACGTGTACTACGAAGCAGTCGCCGTCATCATCGCCTTTATCCTGCTCGGGAAGTATCTGGAGGAAAACGCGAAGGACCGAAGTTCCTCCGCCATAAAAAAACTGATGGGGCTGCAGCCGAAGACCGTGCGGGTAGTCCGGAACGGCGGTGAGCTGGAGATAAAAATTGAAGAGGTGCAGGTGGGGGACAGGGTGCTGCTGCTGCCCGGAGAGCGGGTGCCTGTGGACGGTGAGGTGGTGGCTGGCGCGACCTATGTGGATGAGAGCATGCTGAGCGGCGAGCCGCTGCCGGTGCAGAAACAGCCGGGCGATGCACTCTATGCCGGCACCATCAACCAGAGAGGAAGCGTGCAGCTGGTTGCTCAGAAAACAGGTGGCGAGACCATGCTGGCGCACATCATCCGGATGGTGCAGGAGGCGCAGGGCAGCAAGGCGCCCGTGCAGAAACTGGTGGACAAGATTGCCGGGATCTTCGTGCCGGTGGTGCTGGGCATCGCACTGCTGACTTTGGTGGCGTGGCTGGTGCTTGGCGGGGAGGCTTACCTGTCGGAGGCGCTGCTGTCTACTATCTCGGTGCTGGTGATTGCCTGCCCCTGTGCCCTCGGCCTGGCCACCCCGACGGCCATTATGGTGGGCGTGGGGCGTGGGGCCGAGAACGGCATCCTGATAAAAGACGCAGAAAGCCTGGAGCGGGCGCACAAGGCGGATACGGTAATTTTGGATAAGACAGGCACCATCACGCTTGGCAAACCGTCCGTGACGGATGTGGTGTGGGCAGACCAACAGGTGGCGCAGGAGCAGTTGGAGCAGCTGTTTTTCTCCATGGAGGCCCAGTCGGAGCACCCGATTGCCCAGGCCATATATAGCTATTATAAGGAGAAGGGGCTGCAGGCCCGGCAGCCGGAATACTTCAGCAGCCTGACCGGACTGGGTATAGAAGCGGAGTTTGAGGGTGTGCGGTACTTCTCCGGCAATGAGAAACTACTGCAGCAGCAGGGCATACAACTGCCCGGGCACCTGTTGCAGGCGGCAAGACAATTGCAGGAAGACGCCAAAACCGTGATTTTCTTTGCCGACAGCGCACAGGCCCTTGCCGTTTTTGCCGTAAGCGACCCGGTGAAACCCGAGGCGGCGGCGGGCATCAGAGCTATGCAAGAGGCGGGCCTGGAAGTATATATGCTGACAGGCGACAACCAGCAGACTGCGGCCGCCGTGGCGCGTCAGGTAGGCATAGTTCATTACCAGGCAGAGTTGCTGCCGGATGATAAAGCCGGATTTGTGAAAAAGCTGCAGGCGGAAGGTAAGACAGTGGCCATGGTGGGAGACGGTATTAACGATGCGCAGGCGCTGGCCACCGCCGATGTCAGCATTGCGATGGGGCAGGGCACCGATGTAGCGATGGATGTGGCGGGCATCACGCTCATGCGCTCCGACCTGATGCAGGTGGCCAAGGCCGTAAAACTCTCCAGGGCCACGGTGCAGACAATACGCCAGAACCTGTTCTGGGCCTTCTTTTACAACGTTATCTGTATTCCGGTAGCAGCCGGGCTGCTGTATCCGTTCACCGGTTTCCTGCTCAGCCCGATGATTGCGGGCGCCGCGATGGCCCTGAGCTCTGTGTCGGTGGTGGGGAACAGCCTGCGCCTGCGGTCTAAAACATTATAA
- a CDS encoding sterol desaturase family protein, translated as MEKEIFTLEDAHRLDDLTVMQYAIPVIVLSVVVEWLVGIYKKRNYYHKTEFVSALTIGAVNAALGSLLKVWLFAASLYIYNLVPWAIPRSWWGFVVCFVAVDFCRYWAHRIAHEQRFWWATHVTHHSSERMNFSVSFRTSWTQHIKFIFFLPVPLLGIDPFTFFICHQVAVLYQFFVHTELVKKLPAPIEYIFVTPSHHCVHHGTNARYIDKNYGSTLIIWDRMFGTFVPEEEKPIYGLTKPVTSFNPVYLVFHEWVDLCKDLRHVRSVGEVFRLLFCPPGAVVTEHQRLRLAQQQPKQVPAVEGDVETLYQQPADTANVV; from the coding sequence ATGGAGAAAGAGATTTTCACGTTAGAAGACGCGCACCGCCTCGATGACCTGACCGTGATGCAGTATGCCATACCGGTTATTGTGCTGTCGGTGGTGGTGGAGTGGCTGGTGGGGATATATAAGAAGCGCAACTACTACCATAAAACCGAGTTTGTGTCGGCGCTTACCATCGGGGCGGTGAACGCGGCGCTGGGCAGCTTGCTGAAGGTGTGGCTTTTTGCCGCGTCGCTATATATCTATAACCTGGTGCCCTGGGCCATTCCGCGCTCGTGGTGGGGCTTTGTAGTCTGCTTCGTGGCCGTGGACTTCTGCCGTTACTGGGCGCACCGCATTGCGCACGAGCAGCGCTTCTGGTGGGCCACCCACGTTACGCACCACTCCTCGGAGCGGATGAACTTCTCGGTCTCCTTCCGCACCAGCTGGACGCAGCACATCAAGTTTATCTTTTTTCTGCCGGTGCCCCTGCTGGGCATCGACCCCTTCACGTTTTTTATATGCCACCAGGTGGCGGTGCTGTACCAGTTTTTTGTACACACCGAGCTGGTGAAGAAGCTGCCCGCACCCATCGAGTACATCTTCGTGACGCCCTCGCACCACTGCGTACACCACGGCACCAATGCCAGGTACATCGACAAGAATTACGGCTCCACGCTGATAATCTGGGACAGGATGTTCGGCACCTTTGTGCCGGAAGAGGAAAAGCCCATATATGGCCTGACCAAGCCTGTCACCTCCTTCAACCCCGTGTACCTGGTTTTTCATGAGTGGGTTGATTTATGCAAAGACCTGAGGCACGTGCGGTCGGTAGGGGAGGTGTTCCGGCTGCTGTTCTGCCCGCCCGGCGCGGTGGTAACTGAGCACCAGCGGTTGCGCCTGGCGCAACAACAGCCAAAGCAGGTGCCAGCTGTGGAGGGTGACGTTGAAACGCTATACCAGCAGCCGGCAGATACGGCCAACGTAGTCTAA
- a CDS encoding response regulator: MSTLKKVVLVDDDTVNNFVCESIIRNEKFSDEVISFEWAEDALKYLQEQAQKGEEYFPDLIFLDINMPGMDGWSFIEEYRRLPEQCTSNCCLFMLSSAVDRKDILTAKSIEEVREFFSKPLSPEILEIIREEYISN, from the coding sequence ATGAGCACATTAAAGAAGGTAGTACTGGTTGACGATGACACAGTGAACAACTTTGTTTGCGAGAGCATTATCCGCAACGAGAAGTTTTCTGATGAGGTTATCAGCTTTGAATGGGCCGAGGACGCTTTAAAGTACCTGCAGGAACAGGCTCAAAAAGGGGAAGAATACTTCCCCGACCTCATTTTCCTGGACATTAACATGCCCGGAATGGACGGCTGGTCATTTATCGAAGAATACCGCAGGCTGCCGGAGCAGTGTACCTCCAACTGCTGCCTCTTTATGCTCTCCTCTGCCGTGGACAGGAAAGATATCCTGACGGCCAAGAGCATTGAGGAAGTACGGGAGTTTTTCTCCAAGCCCCTCTCCCCGGAAATACTGGAGATTATCCGCGAAGAATATATCAGCAACTGA
- a CDS encoding nucleoid-associated protein: MNDKTQVRLKQLAVHRVGNKAKEEGVIASREVVDLRDEQLNDLLLNYFLSPFKQEEFFRFTHTSDLALNEMFAYSALIFSEPAKFLDYSVHILNHLYEQSDHPKVKSGELYVVHFAGCRMDDEPVEAVGIFKSENKDAFLTIQDSDEDIQVNYHTGVNLKSVDKGCMIFNVEAEDGFRVKLVDANSTDAVFWKEDFLNVTELKDTNFNTKTVLNLCKDFSEEVFAQTESKKAQVDFISRSVDYFSKSETFDLEEFTSSVIDEPETKERFKNYSQAFAEERDIEGFTDFAINKNTVRNMKRKFRNFIKLDTQIEIKFSGYNPEQSEQYVERGFDKERGMHFYKVFFHSES; encoded by the coding sequence ATGAACGATAAAACACAGGTGCGCCTGAAGCAGCTGGCCGTACACCGGGTAGGCAACAAAGCAAAAGAAGAGGGCGTGATCGCCTCGCGCGAGGTGGTGGACCTGCGGGATGAGCAGCTGAACGACCTGCTGCTCAACTACTTTCTGTCTCCGTTTAAGCAGGAGGAGTTTTTCCGCTTTACCCACACCTCCGACCTGGCCCTGAACGAGATGTTCGCCTACTCCGCCCTTATCTTCAGCGAGCCCGCCAAGTTTCTGGACTACTCAGTACACATCCTGAATCACCTCTACGAGCAGTCGGACCACCCGAAGGTGAAGAGCGGGGAACTGTATGTGGTACACTTTGCCGGCTGCCGGATGGATGATGAACCGGTGGAGGCAGTGGGCATTTTCAAGTCTGAAAACAAGGACGCCTTTCTGACCATCCAGGACAGCGACGAGGACATTCAGGTGAATTACCACACCGGCGTAAACCTAAAAAGCGTAGACAAAGGCTGCATGATTTTCAATGTGGAGGCCGAGGACGGCTTCCGGGTGAAGCTGGTGGATGCCAACAGCACCGACGCCGTGTTCTGGAAGGAGGATTTCCTGAACGTGACCGAGCTAAAAGACACCAACTTCAACACCAAAACGGTCCTGAACCTTTGCAAGGACTTTTCGGAGGAGGTGTTTGCCCAGACGGAGAGCAAAAAGGCGCAGGTCGATTTCATCAGCCGCTCCGTTGACTACTTCTCCAAAAGCGAAACATTTGATCTGGAGGAGTTTACGAGCAGTGTTATTGATGAGCCCGAGACGAAGGAGCGTTTCAAAAATTACAGCCAGGCCTTTGCCGAGGAGCGCGACATTGAAGGCTTCACTGACTTTGCCATCAACAAGAACACGGTGCGCAACATGAAGCGCAAGTTCCGCAATTTCATCAAGCTCGACACGCAGATAGAGATTAAGTTCAGCGGCTACAACCCCGAGCAGAGCGAGCAGTACGTGGAGCGCGGCTTCGACAAGGAGCGCGGCATGCACTTCTACAAAGTCTTCTTTCACAGCGAAAGCTAA